A window from Leptospira meyeri encodes these proteins:
- a CDS encoding AraC family transcriptional regulator encodes MDLLSDILSSAGWTNDLLSKGQIYQSFGFHFPCEKSGGFHVVTQGSCYARMGNTMIPLHKGDLIFITRGTNHELLSDPKAKVVTIERFLGEKKTQIKNEKPVTTFVSVRYEVPPGPVHPLFLELPEYIHIPYETIQAHHALGDIIQILSRELELNLGTDLIVQRLTDILLYYLLRMWLNNHVNSQVGWIKAFHDTLVLYALEKLHNGYSKEWTIESLAKETGVSRANLANRFRDVLGIPPMEYLTKLRMEKAKELFQKGNIGLEEVAQNVGYASAFSFSKAYKRIYGNSPSREWKRVV; translated from the coding sequence ATGGATCTACTATCGGATATTCTCTCCTCTGCCGGTTGGACAAATGACCTGCTCTCCAAAGGCCAAATATACCAAAGTTTTGGATTTCATTTCCCCTGTGAAAAGAGTGGGGGGTTCCATGTTGTAACACAAGGTAGTTGTTATGCGAGAATGGGAAATACGATGATTCCCTTGCATAAAGGGGATTTGATATTCATTACCAGGGGAACCAATCATGAATTATTGTCCGATCCAAAAGCAAAAGTAGTCACCATTGAACGTTTTTTAGGTGAAAAGAAAACACAGATAAAAAATGAAAAACCAGTTACGACTTTTGTTTCTGTGAGATACGAAGTTCCACCAGGACCTGTCCACCCATTGTTTTTGGAATTACCTGAATATATACATATTCCTTATGAAACGATTCAAGCTCATCATGCACTCGGAGACATTATTCAAATCCTTTCCAGAGAATTAGAATTGAATTTAGGAACTGATTTGATCGTCCAAAGATTAACAGACATTTTATTATATTATTTGTTAAGGATGTGGTTAAACAATCATGTTAATTCACAGGTCGGATGGATTAAGGCATTCCATGACACATTGGTTTTGTATGCATTGGAAAAATTGCATAATGGATATAGCAAAGAGTGGACGATTGAATCCTTAGCTAAGGAAACTGGAGTTTCTCGAGCAAATCTTGCAAACCGATTTCGAGATGTTTTAGGTATTCCTCCAATGGAATATCTGACAAAACTTAGAATGGAAAAGGCAAAAGAATTATTCCAAAAAGGAAATATTGGATTGGAAGAAGTTGCACAAAATGTTGGTTACGCATCCGCTTTTTCTTTTTCGAAAGCTTATAAACGAATTTATGGAAATTCACCGAGCCGTGAGTGGAAACGAGTTGTTTAA
- a CDS encoding DUF1304 domain-containing protein, with protein MKLTSFILTAFVAVEHVFILVLEMFLWKTDLGMKIFQLTPETAEITAKLAKNQGLYNGFLAAGLFWALFFIKDQSQKFQTILFFLICVVVAGIYGSATAKFSILFSQGLPAFLALVLHYLTNKNQ; from the coding sequence ATGAAACTCACTTCCTTCATTCTAACTGCATTTGTTGCAGTAGAACACGTGTTCATTTTGGTATTGGAAATGTTCCTTTGGAAAACCGATCTAGGGATGAAAATTTTTCAGTTAACACCGGAAACAGCAGAAATTACGGCAAAACTTGCAAAAAACCAAGGCCTCTATAATGGCTTTTTGGCGGCTGGACTTTTTTGGGCTTTATTCTTTATCAAAGACCAAAGCCAAAAATTCCAAACCATCTTGTTTTTTCTCATTTGTGTGGTTGTGGCTGGAATTTACGGTTCAGCAACTGCCAAATTTTCAATTTTGTTTTCGCAAGGGTTGCCTGCATTCCTCGCTCTCGTACTACATTACCTAACAAACAAAAATCAATGA
- a CDS encoding NAD(P)H-binding protein, with amino-acid sequence MKVFVYGGSGLVGGHLVAELQKQGHEVWAGSRKPEAQKNSANLHWVFADSSNLTKGLEVLEQVDAAYFLSPPGQTNQFEILSPWIEKAKQVRLKKLVLMTAMGVDHAPPEAPFRKTEILLEGAGIPWNIIRPNWFMQNFHTFWIAGIKQDQKIYFPGGNAKTSFIDARDIASVAAVLLTTTKYDNQAFTLTGPESIDHNEVAKHLTSVSGKNIEYVDVDPKVFESSLVSAGLSKDYAAFLVMIAGALKEGFSAPILDTVKTLTGKNPISFAEYAKDFASSWK; translated from the coding sequence ATGAAAGTATTTGTTTATGGTGGTTCAGGACTTGTTGGGGGCCATCTCGTTGCCGAATTACAAAAACAGGGGCATGAAGTCTGGGCAGGATCCAGAAAACCAGAAGCCCAAAAAAACAGCGCCAATTTGCATTGGGTATTTGCTGATTCATCCAACCTTACAAAAGGATTAGAAGTTTTGGAACAAGTGGACGCAGCTTATTTTTTAAGTCCTCCGGGCCAAACCAACCAATTTGAAATCCTTTCTCCATGGATTGAAAAAGCAAAACAAGTCCGTTTAAAAAAATTAGTTCTTATGACGGCAATGGGTGTGGACCATGCGCCACCAGAAGCGCCCTTTCGCAAAACAGAGATTTTGTTAGAAGGAGCAGGGATTCCATGGAATATCATTCGTCCTAACTGGTTTATGCAAAACTTCCATACCTTCTGGATTGCCGGTATCAAACAAGACCAAAAAATTTACTTTCCTGGTGGAAATGCAAAAACAAGTTTTATCGATGCAAGAGACATTGCCTCTGTTGCTGCAGTACTTCTTACAACGACAAAATACGACAACCAAGCCTTCACCTTGACTGGCCCAGAGTCCATCGATCATAATGAAGTTGCAAAACACTTAACAAGTGTAAGTGGAAAAAATATTGAATATGTTGATGTTGATCCAAAAGTCTTTGAATCCTCACTTGTTTCAGCAGGGCTATCGAAAGATTATGCTGCTTTTCTTGTGATGATTGCTGGTGCACTGAAAGAAGGATTTTCTGCTCCAATTCTTGACACTGTCAAAACCCTAACAGGAAAAAACCCGATTTCTTTCGCAGAATACGCAAAAGATTTTGCAAGTTCTTGGAAATAG
- a CDS encoding RNA polymerase sigma factor produces MIDDPHLLLLESSLAGKTKALEELIQIFQPKLFSLALKFLWNPEDAEDATQEILVKVITNLSSFRKESKLSTWIYQIASNHLINVQKSKMERRKIHLRAIREELHRTQKSYYSPSEFPTITLEEESSPNVSELVLHVQVACTYSMLQGLSRPYRMAYLLGEVFQTSSEEGASVMGIRPEAFRQKLSRSRKQMETFLGKECGLTKAENPCHCPNRIGYATRAGRIKSYLKLSEQMKLDGRWKETKPMMVNTSKIRKAAEVFRNHPEFLPKKNQLENIKSLLNNSFPLTAR; encoded by the coding sequence ATGATAGACGATCCGCATCTTTTATTATTAGAAAGTTCACTTGCTGGAAAAACAAAAGCATTGGAAGAATTAATTCAAATCTTCCAACCAAAATTATTTTCCTTGGCGTTGAAGTTTTTATGGAATCCAGAAGATGCGGAAGACGCCACTCAAGAAATTTTGGTGAAAGTGATTACGAACTTAAGTAGTTTCCGGAAAGAAAGCAAACTTTCTACCTGGATCTATCAAATCGCTAGTAACCATTTGATCAATGTACAAAAATCAAAAATGGAACGAAGGAAAATTCACCTACGTGCCATCCGTGAAGAATTACACCGAACGCAAAAGTCTTACTACTCTCCATCAGAATTTCCAACCATTACACTAGAAGAAGAATCATCTCCCAATGTTTCTGAACTTGTTTTACATGTTCAGGTGGCTTGCACCTATTCTATGTTACAAGGTCTATCAAGGCCATATCGAATGGCTTATCTTTTAGGAGAAGTATTTCAAACTTCCAGTGAAGAAGGTGCTTCCGTTATGGGAATTCGTCCAGAAGCGTTCCGCCAAAAGTTATCCAGATCCAGAAAACAAATGGAAACATTTCTTGGGAAAGAATGTGGACTCACAAAAGCTGAGAACCCTTGCCATTGTCCCAATCGAATTGGGTATGCGACAAGAGCCGGAAGAATAAAATCCTATCTCAAACTATCGGAACAAATGAAACTAGATGGTAGATGGAAAGAAACAAAACCAATGATGGTAAATACTTCAAAAATCCGAAAAGCAGCAGAAGTGTTTCGCAATCATCCAGAATTTTTACCCAAAAAAAACCAATTAGAAAATATTAAATCGTTATTAAACAACTCGTTTCCACTCACGGCTCGGTGA